In Streptomyces sp. DG2A-72, one genomic interval encodes:
- a CDS encoding zinc ABC transporter substrate-binding protein: MPASSSRRLAPLITGASLVLLAGCGSSSDSGSDTAAGQSPVSASSVAVVASTNVYGDIVKQIGGQKVDITSIISDPDQDPHSYEANTQNQLALSKAKVVVENGGGYDDFIDRMLKSSDNSSAEVINAVKVSGKTAPAGGELNEHVWYDFPTTAKLADRIAAALAKADPDDAATFTKNAGAFKAKLKPLEAKEAQIKTDHGGEPIAITEPVPLYLTEASGLVNKTPEAFSEAIEEGDDVSPRTLQETLALYTDKKVEALVYNEQTSGPQTEKVEQAAKSAGIPVVPVTETLPEGKDYVGWMTANVDALASALGK; this comes from the coding sequence ATGCCTGCGTCCTCATCCCGGCGCCTGGCGCCGCTCATCACCGGTGCTTCCTTGGTCCTCCTGGCCGGTTGCGGCAGCTCGTCCGATTCCGGCAGCGACACCGCCGCCGGGCAGAGTCCCGTTTCCGCGTCCTCCGTCGCCGTGGTGGCCTCGACGAATGTCTACGGCGACATCGTCAAGCAGATAGGCGGCCAGAAGGTCGACATCACCTCGATCATCAGTGATCCCGACCAGGACCCGCACTCCTACGAGGCCAATACGCAGAACCAGTTGGCGCTGTCCAAGGCGAAGGTCGTCGTCGAGAACGGCGGCGGTTACGACGACTTCATCGACCGCATGCTGAAGAGCAGCGACAACTCGTCCGCCGAAGTGATCAACGCCGTCAAGGTCTCCGGGAAGACCGCCCCGGCGGGCGGGGAGCTCAACGAGCACGTCTGGTACGACTTCCCCACGACCGCCAAGCTCGCCGACCGCATCGCGGCAGCCCTGGCCAAGGCCGACCCGGACGACGCCGCCACCTTCACCAAGAACGCGGGCGCCTTCAAGGCGAAGCTGAAGCCGCTGGAGGCGAAGGAAGCGCAGATCAAGACCGACCACGGCGGCGAGCCGATCGCCATCACCGAGCCCGTGCCGCTGTACCTGACCGAGGCGAGTGGCCTGGTGAACAAGACGCCCGAGGCGTTCAGCGAAGCCATCGAGGAAGGCGACGACGTCTCCCCGAGGACCCTGCAGGAGACGCTGGCGCTCTACACGGACAAGAAGGTCGAGGCGCTGGTCTACAACGAGCAGACCTCCGGTCCGCAGACCGAGAAGGTCGAGCAGGCGGCCAAGTCCGCCGGGATTCCCGTCGTCCCCGTCACCGAGACCCTGCCCGAAGGCAAGGACTACGTCGGCTGGATGACCGCCAACGTCGACGCGCTCGCGAGCGCGCTCGGCAAGTGA
- a CDS encoding metal ABC transporter ATP-binding protein — translation MISLRGAALSYGERVLWQDLDLEVRAGEFLAVLGPNGSGKTSFVRALLGQRQLSAGKLTILGRPPHKGSRHIGYVPQQATLSEQAMLRARDLVRFGIDGHGFGPRLRSGAVRRRVDEVLASVGAAAYADVPVGLLSGGERQRVRIGQALATDPRILLCDEPLLSLDLHHQRAVTELVDARRRSHGTAVVFVTHEINPVLGLVDRVLYLARGGFRVGTPDEVLTSEALSQLYGTQVDVIRVRDRITVVGVPDEVAEPPHHPELPHGVRP, via the coding sequence GTGATCAGCCTGCGCGGTGCGGCCCTGTCCTACGGCGAGCGGGTGCTGTGGCAGGACCTCGATCTCGAGGTACGGGCCGGGGAGTTCCTGGCCGTGCTCGGGCCCAACGGATCGGGCAAGACCAGCTTCGTACGCGCCCTGCTGGGCCAACGACAGCTGTCCGCAGGGAAGTTGACGATTCTGGGCCGCCCGCCGCACAAGGGCAGCAGGCACATCGGCTACGTCCCGCAGCAGGCCACGCTGTCCGAGCAGGCGATGTTGCGCGCCCGGGACCTGGTCCGCTTCGGCATCGACGGGCACGGCTTCGGGCCCCGGCTGCGCTCGGGCGCCGTACGCCGCCGCGTGGACGAGGTCCTCGCCTCGGTCGGGGCCGCCGCGTACGCGGATGTCCCCGTCGGCCTGCTCTCGGGCGGCGAACGCCAGCGCGTCCGCATCGGGCAGGCGCTGGCGACCGACCCGCGCATCCTGCTGTGCGACGAGCCGCTGCTCTCCCTCGACCTGCACCACCAGCGGGCCGTGACGGAACTGGTGGACGCCCGGCGCCGCTCGCACGGCACTGCGGTGGTGTTCGTGACCCACGAGATCAACCCGGTGCTGGGACTGGTGGACCGCGTGCTGTACCTCGCCCGTGGGGGCTTCCGGGTCGGCACGCCCGACGAGGTGCTGACCTCGGAGGCGCTGTCGCAGCTGTACGGCACACAGGTCGACGTCATCCGGGTCCGGGACCGGATCACGGTCGTCGGCGTGCCCGACGAGGTGGCGGAACCACCGCACCACCCTGAACTGCCACACGGAGTACGACCATGA
- a CDS encoding metal ABC transporter permease has product MTIAEGIWQQIFNFDNYGELLALVRNSLIAGVALGLVGGLVGVFVIMRDLPFAVHGISELSFAGASAALLLGVNIVGGSIVGSLIAAGAIGLLGSRARDRNSVIGTLMPFGLGLGVLFLALYKGRAANKFGILTGQIVAVDTPQMSWLLGTSAVVLVALMVMWRPLAFASADPEVAEARGVPVRALSFAFMLVLGLAVALSVQIVGALLVLTLVVTPAAAAARITASPVLLPALSVLFAVASIEGGILLALGSSIPISPYVTTISFAIYLVCRLIGTYRTRQWGARETVPESA; this is encoded by the coding sequence ATGACGATCGCCGAGGGGATCTGGCAGCAGATCTTCAACTTCGACAACTACGGCGAACTGCTCGCCCTGGTCCGCAACTCCCTCATCGCAGGCGTCGCACTCGGCCTGGTCGGCGGCCTGGTCGGGGTCTTCGTCATCATGCGGGACCTGCCGTTCGCTGTGCACGGGATCAGCGAGCTGTCGTTCGCCGGGGCCTCGGCCGCGCTGCTGCTGGGCGTGAACATCGTGGGCGGCTCGATCGTCGGCTCGCTCATCGCCGCAGGAGCCATCGGGCTGCTCGGTTCGCGCGCGCGGGACCGCAACTCGGTGATCGGGACCCTCATGCCGTTCGGCCTCGGCCTCGGCGTGCTCTTCCTCGCCCTGTACAAGGGCCGGGCGGCGAACAAGTTCGGCATCCTCACCGGGCAGATCGTCGCCGTCGACACCCCGCAGATGTCCTGGCTTCTCGGCACGTCGGCCGTGGTGCTCGTAGCGCTGATGGTCATGTGGCGCCCGCTCGCCTTCGCCAGCGCGGACCCGGAGGTGGCCGAGGCCCGAGGGGTGCCGGTTCGGGCCCTGTCGTTCGCCTTCATGCTCGTACTGGGGCTCGCCGTCGCGCTGTCCGTGCAGATCGTCGGCGCGCTGCTGGTCCTCACCCTCGTCGTCACACCCGCGGCCGCCGCGGCCCGGATCACAGCGTCTCCCGTGCTGCTGCCCGCGCTGAGCGTGCTCTTCGCGGTGGCCTCCATCGAGGGCGGGATCCTGCTGGCCCTGGGCAGCAGCATCCCCATCAGCCCCTACGTGACCACCATCTCGTTCGCGATCTACCTTGTCTGCCGACTGATCGGCACGTACCGGACCCGGCAGTGGGGAGCGCGGGAAACCGTTCCCGAGTCCGCCTGA
- a CDS encoding TetR/AcrR family transcriptional regulator has translation MGNDSEEGVTRPARPKRADARRNKETLLDAAAAVFVTAGVDAPVRDIAARAGVGMGTIYRHFPTRADLIIAVYRHQVDACAEAGPALLSAAPTPHAALGQWIDLFVDFLVTKHGLAAVLQSDNSGFDTLHAYFLDRLVPVCTQLLEAAATAGEIRADVDAYALMRGVGNLCIGADSDPRYDARQLVALLIAGLRRPR, from the coding sequence GTGGGGAACGACAGCGAGGAGGGCGTGACACGCCCGGCCCGGCCCAAGCGGGCGGACGCCCGGCGCAACAAGGAGACGCTGCTCGACGCCGCCGCAGCGGTCTTCGTCACCGCGGGCGTGGACGCGCCGGTACGCGACATCGCGGCCCGGGCCGGCGTCGGGATGGGCACGATCTACCGCCACTTCCCCACCCGAGCGGATCTCATCATCGCCGTCTACCGGCACCAGGTCGACGCCTGCGCCGAGGCGGGACCGGCCCTTCTCTCGGCCGCCCCGACCCCGCATGCCGCACTGGGACAGTGGATCGACCTCTTCGTCGACTTCCTGGTCACCAAGCACGGACTCGCCGCCGTGCTGCAGTCCGACAACTCCGGCTTCGACACGCTGCACGCCTACTTCCTCGACCGCCTCGTGCCCGTCTGCACGCAGTTGCTCGAAGCCGCGGCCACCGCCGGGGAGATCCGCGCCGACGTGGACGCCTACGCACTCATGCGCGGCGTCGGCAACCTCTGCATCGGCGCGGACAGCGACCCCCGCTACGACGCCCGCCAACTGGTCGCACTCCTCATCGCAGGCCTGCGCCGACCGCGATGA
- a CDS encoding aldo/keto reductase — MQYRTLGRTGVQVSSLALGAMNFGRIGRTTQDEATAIVDAALEGGINVIDTADVYSAGESEELVGKAIAGRRDDIVLATKANMPMSDEPNHQGSSRRWLVTALDDSLRRLGVDHVDLYQIHRWDPNTSDEETLSTLTDLQRAGKIRYFGSSTFPAYRIVQAQWAAREHHLSRYVTEQPSYSILQRGIETHVLPVTEQYGLGVLVWSPLASGWLSGAIREGREVTTSRSTFMPDRFDLSIPANRARLEAVEQLAKVADEAGLTMIQLALGFVTAHPGVTSALIGPRTPDHLHAQLAAADTVLSADVLDAIDAIVAPGTDLAPHEKHDTPPALLDPSLRRR, encoded by the coding sequence ATGCAGTACCGCACCTTGGGCCGCACCGGTGTGCAGGTCAGCTCCCTAGCGCTCGGCGCGATGAACTTCGGCAGGATCGGACGCACCACCCAGGACGAGGCCACCGCCATCGTCGATGCCGCACTCGAGGGCGGGATCAACGTCATCGACACCGCGGACGTGTACAGCGCGGGCGAGTCGGAAGAGCTGGTCGGCAAAGCCATCGCCGGCCGCCGCGACGACATCGTGCTGGCCACGAAGGCGAACATGCCGATGAGCGACGAACCCAACCACCAAGGCAGCTCGCGCCGTTGGCTGGTCACCGCCCTGGACGACAGTCTGCGCCGCCTCGGCGTGGACCACGTCGACCTCTACCAGATCCACCGGTGGGACCCGAACACCAGCGACGAGGAGACGCTGTCGACGCTGACCGACCTGCAACGCGCGGGGAAGATCCGCTACTTCGGCTCCTCGACGTTCCCCGCCTACCGCATCGTGCAGGCCCAATGGGCCGCCCGCGAGCATCACTTGAGCCGCTACGTCACCGAACAGCCCAGCTACTCGATCCTCCAGCGCGGCATCGAGACCCATGTGCTGCCCGTGACCGAGCAGTACGGGCTCGGTGTGCTGGTGTGGAGCCCGCTGGCCTCGGGCTGGCTGTCGGGCGCGATCCGCGAGGGCCGGGAGGTCACCACCAGCCGCTCCACGTTCATGCCGGACCGCTTCGACCTCTCCATCCCTGCCAACCGGGCCAGGCTGGAGGCCGTCGAGCAGTTGGCCAAGGTCGCCGACGAGGCCGGGCTGACCATGATCCAGCTCGCGCTCGGATTCGTGACCGCGCATCCCGGCGTGACGAGCGCCCTCATCGGCCCCCGCACACCGGACCACCTGCACGCGCAACTCGCCGCCGCGGACACCGTGCTCTCCGCCGATGTGCTCGATGCGATCGATGCCATCGTCGCCCCCGGCACCGACCTCGCCCCGCACGAGAAGCACGACACCCCGCCCGCGCTGCTCGACCCGTCACTGCGGCGCCGCTGA
- a CDS encoding TolB family protein: protein MVCAVTAVLPTAASAEPAGVAGDLGAGVERLSVATDGTQGDGDSAGASITPDGRSIVFSSSAKNLTSDPPTGGDRVFLRDQQTSQTRRLGAQSPIQPPVISGDGEYVAYPIQWMRNTRIRLPQVSTGREISTNCWYSCSQPSMSTDGHSVAYAVTFSSPSPGQRVEVENWYANTKEVIVSFDHTAPSRPSISGDGRYVAYQNGKTEDVFVRDRTGGTTTGPIDGLSKWSTLVQLSDDGSKVVYLSGSDTYVHDMGSGTAQLVPNVRGVAIDPTGRYLLYAPHDTNGPSLTLRDLLTGTDEIVSNQPASARTDAVSAGGRDVVFQSTADDIVPGDTNGKSDVFVRHFY from the coding sequence GTGGTCTGCGCAGTCACGGCGGTGCTGCCCACAGCTGCCTCGGCCGAGCCTGCGGGCGTCGCGGGCGACCTCGGAGCGGGGGTCGAGCGGCTCAGTGTCGCGACCGACGGTACCCAGGGCGACGGCGACTCCGCCGGCGCCTCGATCACGCCCGACGGCCGCAGCATCGTCTTCTCGTCGTCGGCGAAGAACCTCACGTCCGACCCCCCGACGGGAGGCGACAGGGTGTTCCTCCGCGACCAGCAGACGAGTCAGACCAGGCGGCTCGGGGCCCAGTCCCCGATCCAGCCCCCGGTGATCAGCGGTGACGGGGAATACGTCGCCTATCCGATCCAGTGGATGAGGAACACGCGGATCCGCCTGCCTCAGGTGAGCACGGGACGGGAGATCTCCACCAACTGCTGGTACAGCTGCAGCCAGCCGTCGATGAGCACGGACGGCCACTCCGTCGCCTATGCCGTCACCTTCAGCAGCCCGTCACCCGGCCAGCGCGTCGAGGTCGAGAACTGGTACGCCAACACCAAGGAGGTCATCGTTTCCTTCGACCACACCGCCCCGTCGCGGCCGTCCATCAGCGGCGACGGCCGCTATGTCGCCTACCAGAACGGTAAGACGGAGGACGTCTTCGTGCGGGACCGGACCGGCGGCACCACCACCGGCCCGATCGACGGCCTGTCCAAGTGGTCGACACTCGTCCAGCTCAGCGACGACGGCAGCAAGGTCGTCTACCTCTCGGGCTCCGACACCTACGTCCACGACATGGGCTCGGGCACCGCCCAACTGGTGCCGAACGTGCGAGGCGTGGCCATCGATCCCACCGGCCGCTATCTGCTGTACGCCCCGCACGACACGAACGGACCGTCGCTCACACTGCGCGACCTGCTGACCGGCACCGACGAGATCGTCTCGAACCAGCCCGCCTCGGCCCGGACCGACGCGGTCAGCGCCGGCGGGCGCGACGTGGTCTTCCAGTCCACGGCCGACGACATCGTGCCCGGCGACACCAACGGCAAGTCCGACGTCTTCGTCCGCCACTTCTACTGA
- a CDS encoding BTAD domain-containing putative transcriptional regulator, with protein MTDFLLLGTVELRGADGTVVDAGPAKQRTVLAALLVDTGRWVATETLIDRVWGEDPPAQVRPSLYAHIARIRRMLASTGAPVDSGEDSAGPQLRRGTGGYLLDVPPGRIDVHRFRLLVEQTRDAGRTDAERVAMLREAVGLWRGEPLAGLAGAWADRTRQSWEQQRIEAVLAWADAEFRVGRHAGVIGTLTALVAEHPLVEPLTVALMRALQAAGRGPEALSRYTDLQKQLSEELGTDPGDGAQRMHLAILRGESGSLTARDEQPSAETGPGRRAAVPAQLPLEARGFTGRGEELARLDGILAAAAERPAAVVISAIAGAGGIGKTWLALHWAHRHTERFPDGQLFVDLLGFNPSVPPMEPATALRGFLETLGVAPHAVPSALQGQAGLYRSLLADKRMLVVLDNAGTADQVVPLLPGNPDCVVLITSRRRLTELITRHGARPVVLDPLSAEESRRVLDVRLGTARAAAEPDAVEELLTWCGGYPLALGIVAGRAGCTPRLPLARIAAELREATTRLDALDDDTPAASLPKVLSWSYDALTAVQARLFALLGLAPGPDIGLFALASLADLPMPEARAALRALEDLHLVEQYEPGRWRMHDLVRLYAADRGRQDLAADERNTALRRLVEFYLHTACATRGLMELHDTPPQLGAPGPGCRPQQLTTQAEAVRWLADELPNLLAAQELAADRGWRRLVWQLAWSLDHFQSLLGHVHDRVAMWQAALAALDHDDALDVRVRVQWRLGHAAAYTGAHQEATKQLEHALSLAEQAGDHGTQARIHIALAQGHGRQDHLRAALNHATLAVRLEREADLPGVRAAALNSLGWYSARLGDYDQARVHCAAALPLARRIRHEGIEADVLDSLGYIAHHTGHHHEAVDHYRLAAARYRAIGGDYWAADTLDRLGHSYHALGSPELARTTWEEAAAMYREQHRHQPAERVQRRLDDLERTENG; from the coding sequence ATGACGGACTTTCTGCTGTTGGGCACGGTGGAGTTACGGGGCGCGGACGGCACCGTGGTCGACGCCGGTCCGGCCAAGCAGCGCACGGTACTCGCGGCACTGCTGGTGGACACGGGCCGCTGGGTGGCGACGGAAACGCTGATCGACCGGGTCTGGGGAGAGGACCCGCCGGCCCAGGTGCGTCCCTCGCTCTACGCTCACATCGCCCGGATCCGGCGGATGCTGGCGAGCACGGGTGCACCTGTCGACTCGGGCGAGGACAGCGCAGGACCGCAGCTGCGGCGCGGCACGGGTGGCTACCTGCTCGATGTACCGCCCGGCCGGATCGACGTACACCGGTTTCGGCTCCTGGTCGAACAGACCAGGGACGCGGGTCGCACCGATGCCGAGCGGGTGGCGATGCTGCGTGAGGCGGTCGGGTTGTGGCGCGGTGAGCCGCTGGCCGGGCTGGCCGGTGCCTGGGCGGACCGTACCCGGCAGAGCTGGGAGCAGCAGCGGATCGAGGCGGTGCTGGCCTGGGCCGATGCCGAGTTCCGGGTGGGCCGGCACGCCGGGGTGATCGGCACGCTGACCGCCCTGGTCGCCGAGCATCCGCTGGTCGAGCCGCTCACCGTGGCGCTGATGCGGGCGCTGCAGGCCGCCGGACGCGGTCCGGAGGCCCTGTCCCGCTACACCGACCTGCAGAAGCAACTGTCCGAGGAGCTGGGGACGGACCCGGGGGACGGGGCCCAGCGGATGCATCTGGCGATCCTGCGCGGCGAATCCGGCTCGCTGACGGCCCGTGACGAGCAGCCGTCGGCCGAGACGGGGCCCGGTCGCCGGGCAGCAGTCCCGGCGCAATTGCCTTTGGAGGCAAGGGGGTTCACCGGGCGGGGGGAGGAACTGGCGCGGCTGGACGGGATTCTGGCCGCAGCCGCGGAACGGCCGGCCGCGGTCGTCATCTCGGCGATCGCGGGTGCGGGCGGCATCGGCAAGACCTGGCTGGCGTTGCACTGGGCACACCGCCATACGGAACGCTTCCCGGACGGTCAGCTCTTCGTCGACCTGCTGGGCTTCAATCCGTCCGTGCCGCCCATGGAGCCGGCCACCGCCCTGCGCGGCTTCCTGGAAACGCTGGGCGTCGCCCCGCACGCCGTGCCGTCCGCGCTGCAGGGCCAGGCCGGTCTGTACCGGAGCCTGCTGGCGGACAAGCGGATGCTGGTGGTGCTGGACAACGCCGGCACCGCGGATCAGGTCGTCCCCCTGCTGCCGGGCAACCCGGACTGCGTCGTCCTGATCACCAGCCGCCGCAGACTGACCGAACTGATCACCCGTCACGGTGCCCGTCCCGTCGTACTCGACCCCCTGAGCGCGGAGGAATCGCGCCGCGTCCTGGACGTGCGCTTGGGCACCGCACGGGCTGCCGCCGAGCCGGACGCCGTCGAGGAACTCCTCACCTGGTGCGGCGGATACCCTCTCGCACTGGGCATCGTCGCCGGCCGCGCCGGCTGCACCCCACGCCTTCCCTTGGCCCGGATCGCCGCCGAGCTCCGCGAGGCCACGACCAGGCTCGACGCCCTCGACGACGACACGCCCGCGGCGAGCCTGCCGAAGGTGCTGTCATGGTCGTACGACGCCCTGACCGCCGTACAGGCACGGCTGTTCGCCCTGCTGGGACTGGCTCCCGGCCCCGACATCGGGCTGTTCGCGCTCGCCTCCCTCGCCGACCTGCCCATGCCGGAGGCCCGCGCGGCGTTGCGTGCCCTGGAGGACCTGCATCTCGTCGAGCAGTACGAGCCCGGCCGCTGGCGCATGCACGACCTCGTGCGTCTCTACGCCGCCGATCGGGGCCGCCAGGATCTCGCGGCCGATGAACGGAACACGGCGCTGCGGCGACTGGTCGAGTTCTACCTGCACACCGCGTGCGCGACCCGCGGCCTGATGGAGCTGCACGACACACCTCCACAGCTCGGCGCGCCCGGGCCCGGCTGCCGGCCGCAGCAGCTGACCACGCAGGCCGAGGCGGTGCGGTGGCTCGCCGACGAACTGCCCAATCTGCTCGCCGCGCAGGAGCTGGCGGCCGACCGCGGCTGGCGCCGGCTCGTGTGGCAGCTCGCATGGAGCCTGGACCACTTCCAGAGCCTGCTGGGCCATGTTCACGACCGAGTGGCGATGTGGCAGGCCGCACTCGCGGCGCTCGACCACGACGACGCGCTCGACGTGCGCGTGCGGGTCCAGTGGCGGCTCGGGCACGCCGCCGCTTACACCGGAGCACACCAAGAGGCCACCAAGCAGTTGGAGCATGCGCTGAGCCTGGCCGAGCAGGCCGGCGACCATGGCACCCAGGCCCGCATCCACATCGCGCTGGCACAGGGGCACGGGCGACAGGATCACCTTCGTGCGGCGCTGAACCACGCCACCCTCGCCGTGCGGCTGGAGCGGGAAGCGGACCTGCCGGGGGTCAGGGCCGCCGCGCTCAACTCGCTGGGCTGGTACAGCGCCCGGCTCGGGGACTACGACCAGGCTCGCGTCCACTGTGCGGCAGCACTGCCGTTGGCCCGCCGTATCCGGCATGAGGGCATAGAGGCCGACGTCCTGGACAGCCTCGGCTACATCGCCCACCACACCGGCCACCACCACGAAGCGGTGGACCACTACCGCCTCGCCGCGGCCCGGTACCGCGCCATCGGCGGAGACTACTGGGCCGCCGACACGCTCGACCGCCTGGGGCACTCGTACCACGCGCTCGGCAGCCCGGAACTGGCCCGCACCACCTGGGAGGAGGCGGCTGCGATGTACCGGGAGCAGCACCGCCACCAGCCCGCTGAACGCGTCCAGCGCCGACTCGACGACCTCGAACGGACAGAGAACGGCTAG
- a CDS encoding cysteine dioxygenase family protein — protein MTYESLPDRTLDKHELRALVDELAARPEHWREQVAFSDEQRHYASLYRDEYVDVWLLCWTRQNDTGWHDHDLSSGAVRVVQGALNESNPRIGGSHLSSTVGAGGAFCFGPEHIHRLTGATDDTVSIHAYSPPLWRLGQYDITADGVMRRISVSYADELRPLDNPAA, from the coding sequence GTGACCTACGAGTCCTTGCCGGACCGCACGCTCGACAAGCACGAACTCCGGGCACTCGTCGACGAGCTCGCCGCCCGCCCCGAGCACTGGCGCGAGCAGGTCGCCTTCTCGGACGAGCAGCGGCACTACGCCTCCCTGTACCGGGACGAGTACGTCGACGTATGGCTGCTGTGCTGGACCCGGCAGAACGACACCGGCTGGCACGACCACGACCTCTCCTCGGGCGCGGTCCGTGTCGTCCAGGGAGCGCTCAACGAGTCCAACCCGCGCATCGGCGGCAGCCATCTGTCCAGCACGGTCGGTGCCGGCGGAGCGTTCTGCTTCGGGCCCGAGCACATTCACCGCCTCACGGGTGCCACCGACGACACGGTCTCGATCCACGCGTACTCGCCCCCGTTGTGGCGCCTCGGCCAGTACGACATCACCGCGGACGGTGTGATGCGCCGCATCTCCGTCTCCTACGCGGACGAACTACGGCCCCTGGACAACCCGGCCGCCTGA
- a CDS encoding amidohydrolase — protein sequence MLIDVHQHIWPPAFIELLRARTTPPCLDGWTLHLAGEPPYVVDPADHDVAARARLAAADGLGLALVSLSSPLGIEYLPPAEATPLLTAFHDGALALPAPFGVWASPCLSEPDPEAVERELRRGCVGLQLPATALLDAAGWQECAPLLDVLTRLDKPLFIHPGATPATRDTPPWWPALVPYLHQLHASWFAFRAFGRARHPRLRVCFAALAGLAPLHGERLAARGGGRGEIDFDVFYETSSYGTRAVDALVRAVGIDVIVSGSDRPYASPVIPDIGTGAAVHALRTTNPDRLLRGRT from the coding sequence GTGCTCATCGACGTCCACCAGCACATCTGGCCACCCGCCTTCATCGAGTTGCTGCGCGCCCGCACCACGCCGCCGTGTCTGGACGGCTGGACCCTGCACCTCGCGGGCGAGCCGCCGTACGTGGTCGACCCCGCCGATCACGACGTCGCCGCGCGCGCCCGCCTCGCCGCCGCGGACGGTCTCGGCCTGGCCCTGGTCTCGCTCTCCAGCCCGCTCGGCATCGAGTACCTGCCGCCCGCCGAGGCCACCCCGCTGCTGACCGCGTTCCACGACGGCGCCCTCGCGCTCCCGGCCCCCTTCGGCGTCTGGGCCTCGCCCTGTCTGTCCGAACCGGACCCCGAGGCCGTCGAACGCGAGCTGCGCCGGGGCTGCGTGGGCCTCCAACTCCCCGCCACGGCACTGCTCGACGCCGCGGGCTGGCAGGAGTGCGCCCCGCTCCTGGACGTCCTCACCCGCCTCGACAAGCCCCTGTTCATCCACCCCGGCGCCACCCCGGCCACCCGGGACACGCCCCCTTGGTGGCCCGCGCTGGTCCCCTACCTGCACCAGCTGCACGCGTCATGGTTCGCGTTCCGCGCCTTCGGCCGCGCCCGCCATCCACGCCTGCGGGTCTGCTTCGCCGCCCTCGCCGGCCTGGCCCCGCTGCACGGCGAGCGGCTGGCGGCCCGGGGCGGCGGACGCGGCGAGATCGACTTCGACGTCTTCTACGAGACGTCCTCCTACGGGACGCGCGCCGTGGACGCCCTCGTCCGGGCCGTCGGCATCGACGTGATCGTCAGCGGCAGCGACCGCCCGTACGCGTCCCCCGTCATCCCCGACATCGGCACGGGCGCCGCCGTCCACGCCCTGCGCACCACCAACCCGGACCGCCTGCTGCGAGGCCGCACATGA
- a CDS encoding LacI family DNA-binding transcriptional regulator, which produces MARPNKRTTLREVAEATGLSTAAVSYALRGKQVSKETEERVRKAAAELGYEADPIARALASGRTSMVGVLAGDLQDLWQQQLMAAIGRELLASDHYALILDAGGDPERELALAKQLRDQRVDALLVSPVNPSAEGWAAIADALPVVAVGDSLSRARTAGQVIFDNRAGIDAVLEYLHGLGHRRVTVLTPTRPSTPGRPADVYVREAADRLGLWVELVPCPQELGKATAVARRVLDGDWSATAVFCFSDSLAYGVYGAAAEASLEVGRDVSVVGFDDHPVSRVLTPPLTTVDWGLAEIAVEAARLTVAAIEGKRVRRKRILCAPRMSERGSAVRV; this is translated from the coding sequence ATGGCCAGGCCCAATAAGCGCACCACCCTCCGTGAGGTGGCCGAGGCCACGGGCCTTTCCACCGCAGCCGTCTCCTATGCCCTGCGCGGCAAGCAGGTCTCGAAGGAGACCGAGGAGCGGGTACGCAAGGCGGCGGCCGAGCTGGGCTACGAGGCCGACCCCATCGCCCGCGCCCTGGCCAGCGGGCGCACCAGCATGGTCGGAGTCCTCGCCGGCGATCTCCAGGACCTCTGGCAGCAGCAGCTGATGGCGGCCATCGGCCGGGAACTGCTGGCCAGCGACCACTACGCACTGATCCTGGACGCGGGCGGCGACCCCGAGCGGGAACTGGCGCTCGCCAAGCAGCTGCGCGACCAGCGCGTCGACGCACTGCTCGTCTCTCCCGTCAACCCCTCGGCGGAGGGCTGGGCCGCGATCGCCGACGCACTGCCGGTCGTGGCCGTCGGGGACTCGCTGAGCCGGGCCCGCACGGCCGGGCAGGTCATCTTCGACAACCGGGCCGGCATTGACGCCGTACTGGAGTATCTGCACGGACTCGGCCACCGCCGCGTGACCGTGCTGACCCCGACCCGGCCCAGCACACCCGGCCGGCCCGCCGACGTGTACGTCCGCGAGGCGGCCGACCGGCTGGGGCTGTGGGTCGAACTGGTGCCGTGTCCGCAGGAGTTGGGCAAGGCGACGGCGGTGGCCCGGCGCGTCCTGGACGGCGACTGGTCCGCGACCGCCGTGTTCTGCTTCTCCGACTCACTGGCGTACGGCGTGTACGGGGCGGCGGCCGAGGCCTCCCTGGAAGTGGGCCGGGACGTGTCCGTGGTCGGCTTCGACGACCACCCGGTGTCGCGGGTGCTCACGCCACCCCTGACCACGGTGGACTGGGGGCTGGCCGAGATCGCCGTGGAGGCGGCCCGGCTGACCGTCGCGGCGATCGAGGGGAAGCGGGTGCGCAGGAAGCGGATCCTGTGCGCGCCGCGGATGAGCGAGCGGGGGTCGGCGGTACGGGTGTGA